The following are encoded together in the Rana temporaria chromosome 12, aRanTem1.1, whole genome shotgun sequence genome:
- the EBI3 gene encoding interleukin-27 subunit beta isoform X2 yields MILLLSLGVLLLMPFPSDFLENTVSTPITQQYEQLGTDVIMQCDSWLLGVKWKHNGVWIPHNTKMHANGQQLTLMEVKKHQAGTYSCHNPDNDKVLSMTELYLGFPPQILNVQCWASEYPERINCTWDDQPDTHLHTTFTTTYRLGLTGSDPPSQCLQLDFNPYSCQITEFKMFAEVPYLLNVTAVNPLGSITLLHHFFVENIIRPGVPVNVSLSPVHRDSRKLLLQWSPPPSWPYPDYFPLSYLIRYRRAGVKQYKVVGPYEQTSFLITGNRPGSTVLAQVAARDFTGAGHYSEWSTVVTGQPWRPH; encoded by the exons ATGATCTTGCTGCTCAGTCTCGGCGTCCTGCTACTTATGCCTTTTCCTTCTGATTTCTTGGAGAACACAG TGAGTACTCCCATCACACAGCAGTATGAGCAGCTGGGGACAGACGTCATCATGCAGTGTGACTCTTGGTTGCTGGGTGTTAAATGGAAGCATAATGGGGTCTGGATCCCTCACAATACTAAGATGCATGCAAATGGACAGCAGCTGACCCTGATGGAAGTGAAGAAGCACCAGGCCGGTACATACAGCTGTCACAACCCTGACAACGACAAGGTGTTATCTATGACGGAGCTATACCTTGGAT TTCCTCCACAGATATTGAACGTCCAGTGCTGGGCCTCGGAGTACCCAGAAAGGATTAACTGTACCTGGGACGACCAGCCGGACACTCACTTACACACTACCTTCACTACTACCTATAG GTTGGGATTGACAGGTTCGGAccctcccagccagtgccttCAGCTTGATTTCAATCCATACAGCTGCCAGATTACAGAGTTCAAGATGTTTGCAGAAGTTCCGTACCTTCTAAATGTGACAGCTGTAAATCCACTGGGATCGATAACGCTGCTGCATCACTTTTTCGTAGAGAACATCA TACGGCCAGGTGTACCTGTGAATGTCAGCTTATCCCCTGTACACCGAGACAGCAGGAAACTATTACTGCAATGGAGTCCACCTCCTTCTTGGCCATATCCAGACTATTTCCCGCTGTCCTATTTGATCCGCTACAGAAGGGCGGGTGTTAAACAGTACAAAGTG GTTGGGCCCTATGAGCAGACGTCTTTCCTTATCACAGGAAACCGCCCCGGGTCCACTGTACTTGCACAAGTGGCAGCCAGGGATTTTACCGGTGCAGGACACTACAGTGAATGGAGCACAGTGGTGACCGGACAACCATGGAGACCACATTGA
- the EBI3 gene encoding interleukin-27 subunit beta isoform X1, translating to MQIAVLAEHRSFLKDLAEELKPYFPLCFGRMILLLSLGVLLLMPFPSDFLENTVSTPITQQYEQLGTDVIMQCDSWLLGVKWKHNGVWIPHNTKMHANGQQLTLMEVKKHQAGTYSCHNPDNDKVLSMTELYLGFPPQILNVQCWASEYPERINCTWDDQPDTHLHTTFTTTYRLGLTGSDPPSQCLQLDFNPYSCQITEFKMFAEVPYLLNVTAVNPLGSITLLHHFFVENIIRPGVPVNVSLSPVHRDSRKLLLQWSPPPSWPYPDYFPLSYLIRYRRAGVKQYKVVGPYEQTSFLITGNRPGSTVLAQVAARDFTGAGHYSEWSTVVTGQPWRPH from the exons GAGGATGATCTTGCTGCTCAGTCTCGGCGTCCTGCTACTTATGCCTTTTCCTTCTGATTTCTTGGAGAACACAG TGAGTACTCCCATCACACAGCAGTATGAGCAGCTGGGGACAGACGTCATCATGCAGTGTGACTCTTGGTTGCTGGGTGTTAAATGGAAGCATAATGGGGTCTGGATCCCTCACAATACTAAGATGCATGCAAATGGACAGCAGCTGACCCTGATGGAAGTGAAGAAGCACCAGGCCGGTACATACAGCTGTCACAACCCTGACAACGACAAGGTGTTATCTATGACGGAGCTATACCTTGGAT TTCCTCCACAGATATTGAACGTCCAGTGCTGGGCCTCGGAGTACCCAGAAAGGATTAACTGTACCTGGGACGACCAGCCGGACACTCACTTACACACTACCTTCACTACTACCTATAG GTTGGGATTGACAGGTTCGGAccctcccagccagtgccttCAGCTTGATTTCAATCCATACAGCTGCCAGATTACAGAGTTCAAGATGTTTGCAGAAGTTCCGTACCTTCTAAATGTGACAGCTGTAAATCCACTGGGATCGATAACGCTGCTGCATCACTTTTTCGTAGAGAACATCA TACGGCCAGGTGTACCTGTGAATGTCAGCTTATCCCCTGTACACCGAGACAGCAGGAAACTATTACTGCAATGGAGTCCACCTCCTTCTTGGCCATATCCAGACTATTTCCCGCTGTCCTATTTGATCCGCTACAGAAGGGCGGGTGTTAAACAGTACAAAGTG GTTGGGCCCTATGAGCAGACGTCTTTCCTTATCACAGGAAACCGCCCCGGGTCCACTGTACTTGCACAAGTGGCAGCCAGGGATTTTACCGGTGCAGGACACTACAGTGAATGGAGCACAGTGGTGACCGGACAACCATGGAGACCACATTGA